In one Pseudothermotoga sp. genomic region, the following are encoded:
- a CDS encoding MaoC family dehydratase: MRVKFSTLQVNQEYETMFMVTEEMVKAFAEITGDKNPIHLDDEYAKNTRFGRKICHGMLVASLISKVLGMDFPGPGTILVRQQLTYRAPVFVGEAVKVHVRVIEKKEEKKRAILQTNVLKMDGSTAIEGQAEILIEQ, translated from the coding sequence ATGAGAGTGAAATTCTCAACTTTACAAGTAAACCAAGAGTACGAGACGATGTTCATGGTCACAGAAGAAATGGTGAAAGCCTTCGCGGAGATCACGGGCGATAAGAATCCCATACATTTGGATGATGAGTATGCAAAGAACACACGTTTTGGAAGAAAAATCTGTCATGGTATGCTCGTAGCCTCGCTGATCTCGAAGGTCCTTGGTATGGATTTCCCAGGTCCAGGAACGATTTTGGTTAGGCAGCAGCTGACTTACAGGGCTCCCGTGTTCGTTGGTGAAGCTGTGAAAGTTCATGTGCGTGTGATCGAAAAAAAGGAAGAGAAGAAAAGAGCGATCCTTCAAACGAACGTTTTGAAGATGGACGGTTCTACTGCCATCGAAGGACAAGCTGAGATCTTGATCGAACAGTGA
- the rsmA gene encoding 16S rRNA (adenine(1518)-N(6)/adenine(1519)-N(6))-dimethyltransferase RsmA: protein MRRYGQHFLVCEWVGQELSKLLDPSREDTIVEIGCGKGFLTSFTAKLGCRLLCYEIDETLVEEFKRNVSGNVELRLKDFLKVSPNEIEGAQLCYGSIPYQISSKIIRKVIELGFKRCIFIVQKEFAEKLAHGRDKRRLTFITALTQTYFDVRVLFHVPRTCFDPPPKVDSTMVELVRKRTPLDLKRYEEFLRRLFSRPNKTLKNALKTLSIDYQGPFENVRVFNANVDQIVKIYLEWCYDEGGTFRNGPQLHS, encoded by the coding sequence GTGAGACGGTACGGCCAGCATTTCCTCGTATGTGAGTGGGTGGGCCAGGAACTTTCAAAATTATTGGATCCTTCCAGAGAAGATACAATCGTAGAGATAGGATGCGGAAAAGGCTTTTTAACGAGTTTCACCGCCAAACTCGGTTGTCGACTGCTTTGTTATGAAATCGACGAGACATTGGTTGAAGAGTTCAAAAGGAACGTTTCTGGGAACGTCGAGCTGAGGTTGAAAGATTTTCTGAAAGTGTCGCCAAACGAGATCGAAGGAGCACAGTTGTGCTACGGAAGTATACCTTATCAGATATCGTCGAAAATCATCCGTAAGGTGATCGAACTGGGTTTTAAAAGGTGCATCTTCATCGTCCAAAAAGAGTTCGCAGAGAAGCTCGCTCACGGTCGTGATAAACGGAGATTGACGTTCATCACCGCTTTAACTCAGACTTATTTCGATGTTCGCGTCCTTTTCCACGTTCCAAGAACTTGCTTCGATCCTCCTCCGAAGGTGGATTCGACCATGGTCGAACTCGTCAGGAAACGGACGCCGCTCGATTTGAAAAGGTATGAGGAATTCCTCAGAAGACTCTTTTCGAGACCAAACAAAACGCTCAAAAATGCACTCAAAACGTTGTCTATAGATTACCAGGGGCCTTTTGAAAACGTGCGAGTTTTCAACGCGAATGTTGATCAAATAGTTAAAATTTATTTGGAGTGGTGTTATGACGAGGGCGGAACTTTTCGAAACGGTCCTCAACTCCATAGTTGA
- a CDS encoding sigma-54-dependent Fis family transcriptional regulator — MTRAELFETVLNSIVEGIIIVDRDGKVVYINRQASIILGIPPSSAINKHVVDVIPNTRLHIVVQTGKAEIDHIQNIGEVKIITSRIPIRDQQGNVIGAVAIFRDITSVQKMVEEVTNLREMEALLKAIIESTNDAISVADAEGKIVMVNKAYTKITGFSAQEVIGKPATIDIAEGESMHMKVAQTKQPIYGARLLVGPTRKEVVVDVTPLFVKGEFKGSVGVIHDVSEIVRLSRELEEMRRIMRRLSARYTFEDIVAESAKMKAVIEQAMKVAHTPATVLLRGESGTGKELLAHAIHNASDRKDQPFVSVNCAAIPETVLESELFGYAPGAFTGARREGKKGLLEEAHKGTVFLDEVGKMPLSLQPKLLRFLETKEISPVGGTKPIKIDVRIIAATNMNLEKMVEDGSFLPDLYFRLNVFPIHIPPLRERKEDIPALVQYIIKKLNQEYGRIVEGISPEALHKLISYDWPGNVRELENIIGRAMITMEPSERFIRAHHLPPLKVSYQTHEIAGEVKDLKRTLRQYEKSLITKSLEQNDWDVQKTAKELGLSVRTLYYRMKLLQISRPTNRKRQF, encoded by the coding sequence ATGACGAGGGCGGAACTTTTCGAAACGGTCCTCAACTCCATAGTTGAAGGCATCATCATAGTGGACAGAGATGGAAAGGTAGTTTACATAAACAGACAAGCCTCGATCATACTCGGTATTCCACCTTCCAGCGCTATCAACAAACATGTGGTCGACGTGATACCGAACACGAGGTTGCACATCGTTGTTCAAACGGGCAAGGCCGAGATAGATCACATTCAAAACATAGGCGAAGTCAAAATAATAACCTCGAGGATACCCATCAGAGACCAACAAGGTAACGTCATAGGTGCCGTAGCGATATTCAGAGACATCACGAGCGTTCAGAAGATGGTCGAAGAAGTCACAAACCTTCGAGAAATGGAAGCACTCTTGAAAGCGATCATAGAATCCACCAACGATGCCATATCTGTTGCCGATGCCGAAGGAAAGATCGTGATGGTCAACAAGGCTTACACGAAAATAACGGGATTCTCAGCACAGGAAGTGATAGGCAAACCCGCCACGATAGACATCGCAGAAGGAGAAAGCATGCACATGAAAGTTGCGCAAACGAAACAGCCCATCTATGGGGCCAGGTTGCTGGTGGGTCCAACGCGCAAAGAAGTTGTGGTGGACGTGACACCTCTGTTCGTCAAGGGTGAATTCAAAGGTAGTGTCGGTGTGATACACGATGTGTCGGAGATCGTACGTCTGAGCAGGGAACTCGAAGAAATGCGACGGATCATGAGACGTCTCAGCGCCAGATATACCTTCGAAGACATCGTGGCCGAGAGTGCGAAGATGAAGGCCGTGATAGAACAAGCCATGAAGGTGGCACACACGCCTGCAACGGTTCTGCTGAGAGGAGAAAGTGGTACAGGTAAAGAGTTGCTCGCACACGCGATACACAACGCAAGCGACAGGAAAGACCAACCTTTCGTGAGCGTCAACTGTGCAGCGATACCAGAAACCGTGCTGGAGTCAGAACTGTTCGGTTATGCACCCGGTGCTTTCACCGGCGCACGCAGGGAAGGTAAGAAAGGCTTACTCGAAGAAGCACACAAAGGCACCGTGTTTCTCGACGAAGTCGGTAAGATGCCTCTCTCATTACAGCCCAAACTTCTGAGGTTCTTGGAAACGAAGGAGATATCACCGGTCGGTGGAACAAAACCGATCAAGATAGATGTGAGGATCATAGCCGCAACGAACATGAACTTGGAAAAGATGGTGGAAGACGGCTCGTTTCTGCCGGACCTGTACTTCAGGCTCAACGTGTTCCCAATACACATACCACCTCTCAGAGAACGGAAAGAGGACATACCTGCACTCGTGCAGTACATCATAAAGAAGCTGAATCAGGAATATGGAAGGATAGTGGAGGGAATATCTCCAGAAGCGTTGCACAAGTTGATATCCTACGATTGGCCGGGGAATGTGAGAGAACTGGAGAACATAATCGGCAGGGCCATGATAACCATGGAACCCAGTGAGAGGTTCATCAGGGCTCACCATCTTCCACCGTTGAAGGTCAGTTACCAAACTCACGAGATCGCAGGTGAAGTGAAAGATCTGAAGCGCACACTGAGACAGTACGAGAAAAGTTTAATAACAAAATCTTTAGAGCAGAACGACTGGGATGTCCAAAAAACAGCCAAAGAACTCGGCTTGAGTGTCAGGACTCTTTATTACAGGATGAAACTTTTGCAGATCAGCAGGCCAACGAACAGGAAACGTCAGTTTTAA
- a CDS encoding ABC transporter ATP-binding protein: MKNFSMTIDNVPVLRDINLSFEAGQLTVIYGPRGAGKSALLRSLSRLNKEIYENVEWVGELLINEKPVQVYDKKLLRQMVSYVEPSFVEAMDELTFAEFIKITLSESKASLEDFASELDRLGVLKFLKRELKTPIRQFYTMEKIMLLLFTAIVRKSIIVVLDCILDHLDDDTLSPVLKELLNIKEDRIVILSTRQKTRFLPFADQFVTMKDGRIEYRGSAKAFVLER; the protein is encoded by the coding sequence TTGAAGAACTTCTCCATGACCATAGACAACGTCCCTGTGCTTAGAGACATAAACCTTTCCTTCGAGGCAGGACAACTGACGGTCATATATGGTCCAAGAGGTGCAGGTAAATCCGCTCTGCTCAGATCCCTGTCTAGACTGAACAAGGAGATCTATGAGAACGTCGAGTGGGTTGGAGAGCTGTTGATAAACGAAAAGCCTGTACAAGTTTATGACAAAAAATTGCTCAGACAGATGGTCTCCTACGTGGAGCCTTCTTTCGTGGAGGCGATGGATGAACTCACATTCGCAGAATTCATCAAAATAACACTGTCCGAATCGAAGGCTTCCCTGGAGGACTTTGCCTCGGAACTCGATAGACTCGGTGTTCTGAAGTTCCTCAAGCGTGAACTCAAGACCCCCATAAGACAGTTCTACACCATGGAAAAAATCATGCTCCTACTCTTCACGGCGATCGTCAGAAAGTCTATCATCGTGGTGTTAGATTGCATACTGGACCATCTGGACGACGACACTCTGTCACCTGTCTTGAAGGAACTTTTGAACATAAAAGAGGACAGAATCGTGATCCTCAGCACCAGACAGAAAACGAGGTTCCTTCCGTTCGCAGATCAGTTTGTGACCATGAAGGATGGTAGAATCGAATACAGAGGATCAGCGAAAGCGTTCGTACTGGAGAGGTGA
- a CDS encoding 1-phosphofructokinase family hexose kinase, which produces MKVVTVTLNPALDREFIIEGFTINDYHRIKDKSHMIMSPGGKGINVSIALSRLGVASVAIGILGGHTGRVLLTELNKISPLISTSFVHIDDETRENIVIVDPVNHTMTAINSPGPTVDKSAVELLLKRYEIFLSRAEIVVLSGSLPPNLEGDIYGKMTKMAKERGKMVFVDMIDEYLISALQVSVPDVIKPDVRGNPIVLGTRLNDLEDYVEAASNLVKKGCKLAVISFQLKSDVVATQNGVWLITTDEEVEPENVLGAGDAYVASMVYKKLTDKKADMAEVAKFGYAAALAKTKKLPKEMPDYEEINEAMKLCKVERLR; this is translated from the coding sequence GTGAAGGTTGTAACCGTAACGTTGAACCCCGCACTGGACAGAGAGTTCATAATCGAAGGTTTCACCATCAACGATTACCACAGGATAAAGGATAAAAGTCACATGATCATGAGCCCCGGGGGTAAAGGTATAAACGTTTCCATCGCGTTGTCGAGACTCGGGGTGGCCTCCGTCGCCATCGGAATACTGGGAGGACACACGGGACGTGTGCTACTCACAGAACTGAACAAGATCAGCCCACTCATCAGTACGAGTTTTGTCCACATAGATGACGAAACGAGAGAAAACATCGTGATCGTAGATCCTGTGAACCACACGATGACGGCTATCAACTCTCCGGGACCGACTGTGGACAAAAGCGCAGTCGAATTGCTCCTGAAACGTTACGAGATTTTCCTCTCGCGTGCGGAAATCGTTGTGCTCTCCGGTAGTTTGCCACCCAACCTTGAAGGAGACATCTACGGAAAGATGACGAAGATGGCTAAGGAAAGGGGAAAAATGGTCTTCGTCGACATGATAGATGAATATCTGATCTCGGCTCTGCAGGTGAGCGTTCCAGACGTCATCAAACCCGATGTTAGGGGTAATCCGATCGTTCTTGGGACACGCTTGAACGACCTCGAAGATTATGTGGAAGCCGCCTCGAATCTTGTGAAAAAGGGATGTAAATTGGCCGTCATTTCTTTCCAACTCAAAAGCGATGTGGTTGCTACCCAAAACGGGGTTTGGTTGATCACCACGGACGAGGAAGTTGAACCAGAGAACGTGCTGGGTGCCGGTGATGCTTACGTTGCTTCGATGGTGTATAAAAAGTTGACCGATAAGAAAGCCGACATGGCGGAAGTAGCGAAGTTCGGTTACGCCGCTGCTCTCGCGAAAACGAAGAAACTACCCAAGGAGATGCCAGACTATGAGGAAATAAACGAAGCGATGAAGTTGTGCAAAGTGGAGCGCCTCAGATGA
- a CDS encoding CBS domain-containing protein: protein MRVYDVMTRDVTAVTQDETVENVIKILATQSLSGLPIVAEDMRVIGFVSESDIIRAAVPGYFSLLQSTTFIPDMSQFFRTISRIKDKPIREFMAHPPLVVNENASLVHVADLMIRHNVKILPVVDEHGRLLGMITRSNVIRAAMEGYL, encoded by the coding sequence ATGAGGGTTTACGATGTCATGACTAGGGACGTCACGGCAGTCACACAGGATGAAACAGTTGAGAATGTGATCAAGATTCTGGCAACACAATCTTTGAGCGGGCTACCGATCGTTGCAGAGGACATGAGAGTCATAGGTTTCGTCAGTGAGAGTGATATAATCCGTGCAGCTGTTCCTGGATACTTTTCCCTTCTTCAATCAACGACGTTCATTCCTGACATGAGTCAATTTTTCAGAACGATATCCAGAATAAAGGACAAACCCATCCGTGAGTTCATGGCTCATCCACCACTGGTCGTCAATGAAAACGCATCCTTGGTGCACGTTGCTGATCTCATGATCAGGCACAACGTGAAGATCCTCCCCGTGGTGGATGAACACGGTCGGCTCCTCGGCATGATAACGAGATCCAACGTCATCAGGGCGGCTATGGAAGGGTATCTATGA
- the mtaB gene encoding tRNA (N(6)-L-threonylcarbamoyladenosine(37)-C(2))-methylthiotransferase MtaB — protein sequence MKAYVAFLGCKVNQYETELIIEQLERAGIVVSPQPINVDVCVVNTCMVTTEAERQSRQVLRKLKRLNPKAVVIAVGCYAHLNPKSLADCGADIVLGNAEKTKLTEYINNWFETRKPITFVSEPDYQIDQPVKNFLAERVRAYVKVEDGCYEFCTYCVVPIARGRKIRSKDKESVLQEVRNLVASGYKEIVITGVNLGKYGQDTGTNLAELIEYILNNVNDVFRIRLSSINVQDVSNDLVNLFKYRDKLCPHLHIPVQSGSNRILKSMNRKYTVEQAVSLFERLRSVDPDFSITTDIIVGFPGETIGDFERTLALISEVKFARVHAFKYSERPGTPASKMPQKVPSEEKDRRMKLLKELADKTAMEYRAASVGKIRTVLVEMSKNGVSHGYDEYYVRHELVSMKPGSLTKVVIRKPNGVGVVSQVVDLERNMAQ from the coding sequence ATGAAAGCTTACGTAGCTTTTTTAGGTTGCAAGGTGAACCAGTACGAGACGGAACTCATAATAGAACAACTAGAACGCGCGGGGATCGTTGTTTCACCACAACCCATCAACGTCGATGTGTGCGTTGTGAACACATGCATGGTAACAACTGAGGCTGAGCGCCAATCCCGTCAAGTTCTGAGAAAACTCAAAAGGTTGAATCCAAAAGCCGTTGTCATTGCCGTTGGATGTTATGCACATTTGAATCCAAAATCACTCGCAGATTGCGGAGCCGATATTGTGCTTGGGAACGCAGAGAAAACGAAACTGACAGAGTACATAAACAACTGGTTCGAAACGAGAAAGCCAATTACCTTCGTATCGGAACCAGATTACCAGATCGATCAACCGGTGAAAAATTTCTTAGCTGAACGCGTCAGGGCTTATGTGAAAGTTGAAGATGGTTGCTATGAATTTTGTACATACTGTGTGGTACCCATCGCGAGGGGGAGAAAGATCAGAAGCAAAGACAAAGAATCCGTGCTTCAAGAAGTGAGGAATTTGGTCGCATCGGGTTATAAAGAGATCGTAATCACCGGGGTCAACCTTGGAAAGTATGGTCAAGACACAGGTACGAACCTTGCAGAACTCATCGAGTACATCCTGAACAACGTGAACGATGTTTTTCGCATCAGGTTGAGTTCGATCAACGTTCAGGACGTTTCGAACGATCTGGTGAACTTGTTCAAGTATCGAGATAAACTGTGCCCCCATCTGCACATACCTGTTCAGAGCGGTTCCAACCGAATATTGAAGTCCATGAATAGAAAGTACACCGTCGAGCAGGCTGTTTCTTTGTTCGAGCGCTTGCGCAGTGTCGATCCAGACTTCTCTATAACGACCGACATCATAGTGGGCTTTCCGGGAGAAACCATCGGTGATTTTGAGAGAACCCTCGCACTGATCAGCGAAGTCAAATTCGCTAGGGTACACGCTTTCAAATACTCCGAGAGACCCGGTACCCCCGCTTCTAAAATGCCACAGAAGGTACCGTCCGAAGAGAAGGATAGACGCATGAAATTGCTCAAAGAATTGGCAGATAAAACGGCCATGGAGTACAGGGCCGCGTCGGTTGGAAAGATCAGAACCGTGCTCGTAGAGATGAGCAAGAACGGGGTCAGCCACGGTTACGATGAATATTATGTTCGTCACGAGCTCGTCTCCATGAAACCTGGAAGTTTGACGAAAGTCGTGATCAGAAAGCCAAACGGTGTAGGGGTGGTGTCACAAGTTGTTGATCTGGAAAGGAACATGGCTCAGTAA
- a CDS encoding aminotransferase class IV, producing MLIWKGTWLSKDEVQLNIDDPGFLYGGIAYETLRTYDLRLFAARYHYERLLTTLSHLGLELSMDYSTFREILREGVEKLKKESSIRVIVVPRGRFSAFEYEPTGCELIVYLQELRLQPLNFVKVKVSNVRKIDPSSTPSDLKVVGRTDILLAKRSKGDAYDVVMLGSHGQVCEGTFSNVFIVKKGKVITPSLDSGILPGITRLNAIKLCENLAIDVEERWVEPSELYGADEMFLTHTSRGIVPVNELDGWRRFNTELGKFLASKFEDFIKTVEENWL from the coding sequence TTGTTGATCTGGAAAGGAACATGGCTCAGTAAGGATGAAGTTCAATTGAACATAGACGATCCAGGATTTCTGTACGGTGGGATTGCGTACGAAACTCTGCGAACCTACGATTTGAGGCTCTTCGCCGCGCGTTACCACTATGAAAGATTGCTCACGACTCTTTCTCATCTTGGTCTTGAACTTTCCATGGATTATTCAACATTCAGAGAGATACTGCGAGAAGGCGTCGAAAAATTGAAAAAAGAGTCTTCGATCAGAGTGATCGTTGTACCGAGGGGACGGTTCAGTGCCTTCGAATATGAACCAACCGGTTGCGAACTGATCGTCTATTTGCAGGAATTAAGATTACAACCTTTGAATTTTGTCAAAGTGAAAGTCAGCAACGTGAGGAAGATAGATCCATCCTCCACCCCTTCCGATCTGAAGGTCGTTGGTAGGACAGACATACTTTTAGCCAAAAGAAGCAAAGGCGATGCGTACGATGTTGTGATGCTGGGGAGTCACGGTCAGGTGTGCGAAGGAACTTTCAGCAACGTCTTCATCGTTAAGAAAGGCAAGGTCATCACCCCAAGTCTCGACAGCGGTATATTGCCTGGCATAACGAGGCTCAATGCCATAAAACTTTGTGAAAATCTAGCTATAGACGTTGAAGAAAGATGGGTTGAACCATCGGAACTTTACGGGGCAGACGAGATGTTCTTGACACACACAAGTAGAGGCATCGTGCCTGTGAACGAACTCGATGGCTGGCGTCGTTTCAACACCGAGCTGGGTAAATTTCTGGCAAGTAAGTTCGAAGATTTCATAAAGACTGTCGAGGAAAATTGGTTATGA
- a CDS encoding DUF721 domain-containing protein encodes MKRLSDVFENLSKSDPLFKQLKLRLVLSDLPSVLGESLAHHCRFAGFTNGVVFFECDNDLWLTEARFMSKKIAEKLNEKLGERLVTNVVFRRGRRGH; translated from the coding sequence ATGAAGAGATTGAGTGATGTGTTCGAAAACCTCAGCAAGTCAGATCCGCTCTTCAAACAATTGAAATTGAGATTGGTGCTCTCCGATCTTCCGAGCGTTCTCGGTGAGTCTTTGGCACACCACTGCCGTTTTGCAGGGTTCACTAACGGTGTGGTCTTCTTCGAGTGTGACAACGATCTGTGGTTGACGGAAGCGCGTTTCATGTCTAAAAAAATCGCAGAGAAGTTGAACGAAAAACTCGGTGAGCGTCTCGTCACGAACGTGGTCTTCAGGAGGGGTCGACGTGGTCACTGA
- the gyrB gene encoding DNA topoisomerase (ATP-hydrolyzing) subunit B: MVTDYRPEDIKVLKGLEAVRLRPGMYIGSTGKSGLHHLLYEIIDNSIDEVMAGACDRMKVILHSDGSAEVEDNGRGIPVEIHPDTNKSTLETVMTTLHAGGKFSNSAYKVSGGLHGVGASVVNALSELMEVWVKRNGKIYYQSYSKGRPLCEVKEIGETNERGTTVRFKPDPEIFSTTEFDPDIIESRLRELAFLNPGLTIEFEDRINDYKTKMRYSGGIKEYVSYVIKNLNSKPIHDIVYISDVHEDIKVEIAFVYTASQDEEILYSFVNNIRTIDHGTHVTAFRNVLTRLLNDYGRNLGFLRKDDVFQGEDVREGLVAVVSVLMPNPEFEGQTKGRLGSESAGTAVSKVMRDRLVEIFEVNKNLLKAILERVQEAKRAREAARKVRELVKRKSAFEGAALPGKLADCVTNDVEKSELFIVEGDSAGGSAKQARDREFQAILPLRGKILNVEKSSIQKLLSNEQIKDIIVAVGTGIGEKFDRTKLRYGKIIIMTDADIDGAHIRVLLLTFFFRYMRPLIEDGRIYIAVAPLYRVQTPNKTLYLYSDDEYHTLMKQLGSSDKVEVQRYKGLGEMNPEQLWETTMNPNTRRLIRVTIENAEEADALFEILMGEDTIERKNFIERHALKVTYLDV, translated from the coding sequence GTGGTCACTGACTACAGACCGGAAGACATCAAAGTTCTCAAGGGATTAGAGGCGGTGCGTCTCAGACCTGGAATGTACATAGGATCCACTGGCAAGAGTGGATTACACCATTTGCTGTATGAAATCATCGATAACAGTATAGACGAGGTGATGGCGGGAGCTTGCGACAGAATGAAGGTCATCCTCCACAGCGATGGTTCAGCAGAAGTCGAGGACAACGGTCGGGGTATCCCTGTGGAAATCCATCCAGACACGAACAAGAGCACGTTGGAAACGGTGATGACCACTTTGCATGCGGGTGGAAAATTTTCAAACTCCGCTTACAAAGTCAGTGGAGGGCTCCACGGAGTGGGAGCCTCCGTCGTGAATGCCCTCTCCGAGCTGATGGAGGTGTGGGTGAAGAGGAACGGGAAGATATATTATCAAAGCTATTCTAAGGGTCGACCACTGTGCGAAGTGAAGGAAATCGGTGAAACTAACGAGCGCGGAACGACGGTGAGGTTCAAACCTGATCCTGAGATTTTCTCCACCACGGAGTTCGACCCGGACATAATCGAGAGCCGACTCAGAGAGCTGGCGTTTCTGAATCCCGGACTGACGATAGAGTTCGAAGATAGGATCAACGATTACAAGACCAAGATGAGGTATTCTGGTGGAATCAAGGAGTACGTATCTTATGTGATTAAGAATCTGAACTCAAAGCCGATTCACGACATCGTTTACATTTCGGACGTTCACGAAGACATCAAAGTGGAAATAGCGTTCGTTTACACCGCTTCTCAAGACGAAGAGATCCTCTATTCGTTCGTGAACAACATCCGCACGATAGATCACGGAACACACGTGACGGCTTTCAGAAACGTTTTAACGAGGTTGTTGAACGATTACGGTAGAAATTTGGGATTTTTGCGTAAAGACGATGTCTTCCAAGGGGAAGATGTGAGAGAAGGTCTAGTGGCTGTTGTGAGTGTTCTGATGCCCAATCCAGAATTTGAAGGTCAAACTAAAGGACGACTCGGAAGTGAAAGTGCGGGAACCGCAGTTTCCAAAGTCATGAGGGACCGTCTTGTGGAAATCTTTGAGGTCAACAAGAACCTTTTGAAAGCGATATTGGAGAGGGTCCAAGAGGCGAAGAGAGCAAGAGAAGCGGCGAGGAAGGTCAGAGAACTCGTGAAACGCAAAAGTGCCTTCGAAGGAGCTGCGTTGCCTGGAAAACTCGCCGACTGTGTCACAAACGATGTCGAAAAATCCGAACTTTTCATCGTTGAAGGTGATTCCGCCGGTGGATCAGCAAAACAAGCTAGAGACAGAGAATTTCAAGCGATATTGCCTTTGAGGGGAAAGATCCTCAACGTGGAAAAGTCGTCGATACAGAAGCTGTTGAGTAACGAACAAATAAAAGACATAATCGTTGCTGTTGGAACTGGTATCGGCGAAAAATTCGATCGGACGAAATTGCGGTACGGCAAGATCATAATCATGACCGATGCAGACATCGATGGGGCACACATAAGAGTACTACTGTTGACTTTCTTCTTCAGATACATGAGACCGTTGATAGAGGACGGAAGGATATACATAGCGGTCGCTCCGCTCTATAGAGTCCAAACTCCCAACAAAACACTGTATCTTTACAGTGATGATGAGTACCATACTTTGATGAAGCAGCTTGGCAGTTCAGATAAAGTCGAAGTGCAAAGGTACAAAGGTCTAGGTGAGATGAATCCTGAACAACTTTGGGAAACAACCATGAATCCAAATACGAGACGTTTAATTCGTGTTACGATAGAAAATGCGGAAGAAGCTGACGCTTTGTTCGAGATACTGATGGGGGAGGACACCATCGAGCGAAAGAACTTCATCGAGAGGCACGCGTTGAAGGTGACTTACTTGGATGTATAA
- a CDS encoding DUF4894 domain-containing protein: MQEKGRFLVAHKGRFWWVGESGRLVGVARSEDVLSRAYVSGLKIENAKIDENTLKLIWKLESIFEDPHVVEVILEERKVVLLKGVTVKFNDWNDLLKNLQLLPEAIKKMEPKGEYFLSSQGLFYKLRGGDNEER; the protein is encoded by the coding sequence GTGCAAGAAAAAGGTCGCTTCTTGGTGGCTCACAAAGGAAGATTCTGGTGGGTAGGGGAGAGTGGAAGGTTGGTGGGGGTCGCGAGGAGCGAAGACGTTCTATCGAGGGCTTACGTGAGTGGCCTAAAGATAGAGAACGCGAAAATAGATGAAAATACGCTCAAGCTCATATGGAAGCTGGAATCGATCTTTGAAGATCCGCACGTAGTTGAAGTGATCCTCGAGGAAAGAAAGGTTGTATTGCTCAAGGGTGTGACTGTGAAATTCAACGATTGGAACGATCTTCTGAAAAATTTACAGCTCTTACCTGAAGCGATCAAGAAGATGGAGCCCAAAGGGGAGTATTTTTTATCTTCCCAAGGGCTCTTTTACAAGTTAAGAGGTGGGGACAATGAGGAGAGGTGA